The Flavobacterium commune genome contains a region encoding:
- a CDS encoding helix-turn-helix domain-containing protein, with translation MEIKPIKTDKDYNQAIERLEAIFDAKAGSKEGDELEILGILIDQYENENFPIGLPDPIEAIKFRMEQLGYNQNDLANIIGLKSRASEILNRKRKLSLEMIRQLHERLHIPTDVLIQAY, from the coding sequence ATGGAAATTAAACCTATAAAAACGGACAAAGATTACAATCAGGCTATAGAAAGACTTGAAGCAATCTTTGATGCAAAAGCTGGCTCAAAAGAAGGGGATGAATTGGAAATATTAGGAATTTTGATTGACCAATATGAGAATGAGAATTTTCCAATTGGCTTGCCTGATCCCATTGAAGCTATAAAATTTCGCATGGAACAACTTGGCTATAATCAAAACGATTTGGCAAATATAATTGGACTTAAAAGTAGAGCAAGTGAAATTTTAAATAGAAAAAGAAAATTATCATTGGAAATGATCAGACAGTTACATGAAAGATTACATATTCCTACTGATGTTTTGATTCAAGCCTATTGA
- a CDS encoding saccharopine dehydrogenase family protein encodes MREILIIGAGRSASSLIQYLLEKSQEEQLHLVIADLSLELAQKKTNNHPNATPIALDIFNEKERRAAIEKASIVISMLPAHLHIEIAKDCLNFRKNLVTASYISDAMQALDAEVKKNGLIFMNEMGLDPGIDHMSAMKVIDEIREKGGKMLLFESFCGGLVAPESDTNLWNYKFTWAPRNVVLAGQGGVAKFIQEGTYKYIPYDSLFRRTEFLEIEGYGRFEAYSNRDSLKYRSIYGLDDILTLFRGTIRRVGFSKAWNMFVQLGMTDDSYVMEDSENMSYRQFINSFLPYHPTDSVEIKTRLILKIDQDDIMWDKLLELDLFNDKKIVGLKNATPAQILEKILNDSWKLQPDDKDMIVMYHKFGYEINGKKVQMDSQMVCIGKDQTYTAMAKTVGLPVAMATLLILNGKITTPGVQLPIRKEVYLPVLEELEKYGVVFHSQMLPYLGYKYS; translated from the coding sequence ATGAGAGAGATTTTAATTATTGGTGCAGGTCGATCCGCTTCTTCGCTGATTCAGTATCTTTTGGAAAAATCCCAAGAAGAGCAATTGCATCTTGTAATTGCCGATTTGTCTTTGGAATTGGCTCAAAAGAAAACCAATAATCATCCTAATGCCACTCCAATTGCCTTGGATATCTTTAATGAAAAAGAGCGAAGAGCCGCAATTGAAAAAGCCTCCATCGTAATCTCGATGTTACCGGCACATCTGCATATCGAAATTGCCAAAGATTGCCTGAATTTCAGGAAAAATTTGGTCACCGCTTCCTATATCAGTGATGCGATGCAGGCTCTTGATGCGGAGGTAAAAAAGAACGGACTCATTTTTATGAACGAAATGGGCTTAGATCCCGGAATCGATCACATGAGCGCCATGAAAGTCATTGACGAAATCAGGGAAAAAGGCGGGAAAATGCTTTTGTTCGAATCTTTCTGTGGCGGACTCGTAGCACCGGAATCCGATACCAATCTTTGGAATTATAAATTTACCTGGGCACCCCGCAATGTGGTGTTAGCGGGTCAGGGAGGTGTGGCTAAGTTTATTCAGGAAGGGACGTATAAATACATCCCCTATGATTCTTTGTTTCGACGTACCGAATTTCTGGAAATAGAAGGTTACGGCCGATTTGAGGCGTATTCTAATCGGGATTCTTTAAAATACAGAAGCATTTATGGCTTAGATGATATTCTTACTTTATTTCGCGGAACGATTCGTCGTGTTGGTTTTTCGAAAGCCTGGAATATGTTTGTGCAACTCGGCATGACCGATGATTCTTATGTCATGGAAGATTCCGAAAACATGAGTTATCGTCAATTTATCAATTCGTTTTTGCCGTATCACCCAACGGATTCAGTGGAGATAAAAACCCGTTTGATACTTAAAATCGATCAGGATGATATTATGTGGGACAAATTATTGGAGTTGGATTTGTTCAATGACAAGAAAATCGTCGGGCTTAAAAATGCCACTCCAGCCCAGATTTTAGAAAAAATCCTCAATGATAGTTGGAAACTCCAGCCCGATGACAAAGACATGATTGTGATGTATCACAAATTTGGCTACGAAATCAATGGTAAAAAAGTCCAAATGGATTCCCAAATGGTTTGCATAGGAAAAGATCAAACCTATACCGCTATGGCAAAAACCGTTGGACTGCCTGTTGCCATGGCTACCTTATTAATCCTCAACGGAAAGATTACTACTCCCGGAGTCCAACTCCCAATCCGTAAAGAAGTGTATCTCCCTGTTTTGGAAGAATTGGAAAAATATGGCGTTGTTTTCCATTCGCAAATGCTGCCTTATTTGGGGTATAAATACAGTTGA
- a CDS encoding DUF423 domain-containing protein has translation MDKKTISTAALLGMIAIILGAFGAHALKKVLSIEQLATFETGVRYQMYHALFLLFIGLLPVLNSKTKKIIYNLVLFGVLLFSGSIYLLATNGLTPIDFRVIGFVTPIGGLLLISAWTVLLYNITKKSDKN, from the coding sequence ATGGATAAAAAAACAATTTCTACAGCGGCTTTACTCGGAATGATTGCAATAATTTTAGGGGCTTTTGGCGCTCATGCCTTAAAAAAAGTACTCAGTATAGAACAATTGGCCACATTTGAAACGGGAGTTCGCTACCAAATGTATCACGCCTTATTTTTATTATTCATTGGGCTACTGCCTGTTTTAAATTCGAAAACCAAAAAAATTATTTATAACCTGGTACTTTTTGGAGTACTGCTATTCTCAGGTTCCATCTATTTATTAGCCACAAATGGCCTTACTCCTATTGATTTTAGAGTAATTGGTTTTGTAACGCCTATTGGAGGACTATTATTAATCAGTGCCTGGACGGTATTGTTGTATAATATCACAAAAAAGTCCGATAAAAATTAA
- a CDS encoding dipeptidase, translating into MENITNYIQQHKERFINELIELLKIPSVSADSAYSQDVIDTSEAVKRSLEKAGCDKVEICETDGYPIVYAEKIIDPNLPTVLVYGHYDVQPPDPMELWTSPPFEPVIKKTAIHPEGAIFARGACDDKGQMYMHVKAFEYMIQSKTLPCNVKFMIEGEEEVGSVNLKSFVENNVAKLKNDVILISDTGMISNQQPSITTGLRGLSYVEVEVTGPNRDLHSGLYGGAVANPINILSKMIASLHDENNRITIPGFYDKVEELSLKERAEMAKAPFDIEEYKKALDLKDVYGEEGYVTNERNAIRPTLDVNGIWGGYTGQGAKTVIPSKAFAKISMRLVPNQDWEEITQLFTTHFTAIAPKAVTVKVTPHHGGQGYVTPIDSIGYQAANKAYTETFGIPAIPVRSGGSIPIVSLFEKELKSKTILMGFGLDSDAIHSPNEHFGIFNYLKGIETIPLFYKYFVELSK; encoded by the coding sequence ATGGAAAATATTACAAATTATATCCAACAACACAAAGAGCGTTTTATCAACGAATTAATTGAACTATTAAAAATTCCATCTGTAAGTGCTGACTCTGCTTATTCCCAGGATGTAATTGACACCTCCGAAGCGGTAAAACGAAGCTTGGAGAAAGCCGGCTGTGATAAAGTCGAAATATGTGAAACCGACGGCTACCCTATTGTATATGCCGAAAAAATAATTGATCCTAATTTACCAACGGTTTTGGTTTACGGCCATTACGATGTACAGCCACCAGATCCAATGGAACTCTGGACTTCTCCCCCATTTGAACCCGTAATTAAAAAAACGGCTATTCATCCCGAAGGCGCTATTTTTGCCCGCGGTGCTTGTGATGACAAAGGTCAAATGTACATGCACGTCAAAGCATTCGAATACATGATTCAGAGCAAAACCTTGCCTTGTAACGTAAAATTCATGATTGAAGGCGAAGAAGAAGTAGGCAGCGTGAACCTAAAAAGCTTTGTCGAAAACAATGTAGCAAAACTAAAAAATGATGTGATTTTAATTTCCGATACCGGAATGATTTCTAATCAGCAACCATCTATAACCACAGGATTACGCGGTTTGAGTTATGTTGAAGTCGAAGTTACAGGACCTAACAGGGATTTACATTCGGGATTGTATGGTGGTGCTGTAGCCAATCCTATCAATATCCTAAGCAAAATGATAGCTTCGCTTCACGACGAAAACAATCGCATTACTATCCCGGGATTTTATGACAAGGTGGAAGAATTATCACTAAAAGAAAGAGCCGAAATGGCCAAAGCCCCTTTCGATATCGAAGAGTATAAAAAAGCATTAGATTTAAAGGATGTTTATGGCGAAGAAGGCTATGTTACCAATGAAAGAAACGCCATTCGTCCTACGCTGGATGTAAACGGAATTTGGGGAGGTTACACCGGTCAGGGAGCCAAAACCGTGATTCCGTCTAAGGCTTTCGCCAAAATCTCGATGCGACTGGTTCCTAATCAGGATTGGGAAGAAATCACCCAATTATTCACCACGCATTTCACCGCGATTGCTCCCAAAGCTGTTACCGTAAAAGTAACTCCGCATCACGGCGGTCAGGGATATGTAACCCCTATTGACAGCATTGGTTACCAGGCTGCCAATAAAGCGTACACCGAAACCTTTGGGATTCCTGCCATTCCGGTGCGTTCAGGCGGAAGTATTCCCATTGTTTCCTTATTCGAAAAAGAACTAAAAAGCAAAACCATCCTGATGGGATTTGGACTCGATAGCGACGCCATACATTCTCCCAACGAACATTTCGGGATTTTCAATTACCTAAAAGGAATCGAAACCATTCCGTTGTTTTATAAATATTTTGTGGAGCTTTCAAAATAA
- a CDS encoding gliding motility protein RemB, with product MKKIVPILFLCFFTILGYSQSQDLSSDAVLNSQRFPVFPACQNLEATALESCFYNEVQEFVFQNFVVPENLVQNNFKGNVKVLFEVDATGVFKVIYVNAVDENLIQETKRVFTKFPKITPSTYNGKAEYSRYNITIAIPLKSPATLAAENLAKADILRNTTQQLTELDNIVYKKYNNPEFESHLNIPFSHSYYAQFDGALNQVGSNNHTASKPYSYAEVAKYYNFKQENEKLKKKTSGWWTKKLWNENTVEIRGEDYWFTLNPVLDLQVGKASGNNSTNTFVNTRAINFRGGLGDKLNFTTTIFESQGRFAGYFNRYAESIQPAGGNPAIIPGVGIAKDFKTDAYDFPLAEANLTFAPSKFLDLQLGYGRNFIGDGYRSLLESDGASPYPYLKLNTRFWKIKYTNTYMWLKDVRPEVTVDRTYATKFMANHYLSWNVSNKLNLGFFESVVWTNANDRGFDASFVNPIVFYRSVEFGSSSRSGNALLGLTFKYKWDNQINFYGQFVLDEFSLGDIREGDNSWKNKYGYQLGAKYYNAFNVPNLLLQLEYNRVRPYVYSHSDPITNYGHNNQSIGHQWGGNFGEFIAIARYHKERFFADAKFTIGVRGLDFADSGANSNYGGNIYRDYDLERFANSGVVVGQGNKTDFFMADIQGGYLINPSTNLKLFASYIYRDFNPMQNTATVFKESTNWFSIGVRSDIFNWYFDY from the coding sequence ATGAAAAAAATAGTGCCAATTTTATTTTTGTGCTTTTTTACGATTTTGGGGTATTCTCAATCTCAGGATTTGAGTTCTGATGCGGTGTTGAATTCACAACGATTTCCTGTTTTTCCGGCTTGTCAAAATTTAGAAGCAACAGCACTGGAAAGTTGTTTTTATAATGAGGTACAGGAGTTTGTTTTTCAAAATTTTGTTGTTCCGGAAAATTTGGTGCAGAATAATTTCAAGGGAAATGTCAAAGTGCTTTTTGAAGTAGATGCGACCGGGGTTTTTAAAGTGATTTATGTGAATGCCGTTGATGAAAATCTAATTCAGGAAACCAAGCGCGTTTTTACAAAATTCCCTAAAATCACTCCTTCTACTTATAACGGGAAAGCGGAATATTCGAGATATAATATTACCATTGCGATTCCGTTAAAAAGCCCGGCTACATTAGCGGCTGAGAATTTGGCAAAAGCCGATATTCTTAGAAATACTACCCAACAATTGACTGAGCTAGATAATATAGTGTATAAAAAATACAATAATCCGGAGTTTGAAAGTCATTTGAATATTCCTTTTTCGCATAGTTATTATGCGCAATTTGATGGAGCTTTAAACCAGGTGGGGAGTAATAATCATACGGCTTCAAAACCGTATTCTTATGCTGAGGTTGCTAAGTATTACAATTTTAAACAGGAAAACGAGAAGTTAAAGAAAAAGACTTCCGGCTGGTGGACCAAGAAATTATGGAATGAAAATACGGTAGAAATACGAGGGGAAGATTATTGGTTTACCCTGAATCCTGTTTTGGATTTGCAAGTTGGCAAAGCATCAGGAAATAATTCGACGAATACATTTGTCAATACACGAGCCATTAATTTTAGGGGTGGTTTAGGTGATAAATTGAATTTTACAACAACCATTTTTGAAAGTCAGGGGCGTTTTGCGGGTTATTTTAATCGTTATGCCGAGTCGATACAACCCGCTGGAGGAAATCCAGCCATTATTCCAGGCGTGGGAATTGCAAAAGATTTTAAAACTGATGCCTACGATTTTCCTTTGGCAGAAGCCAATTTAACTTTTGCACCGAGTAAATTTTTGGATTTGCAGTTGGGGTATGGCAGGAATTTTATAGGTGATGGTTATCGTTCTTTGTTGGAAAGTGATGGTGCCAGTCCGTATCCTTATTTGAAATTGAATACCAGGTTTTGGAAAATAAAATATACCAATACTTATATGTGGTTAAAGGATGTGCGTCCTGAGGTGACTGTGGATAGAACCTATGCGACTAAATTTATGGCAAATCATTATTTAAGCTGGAATGTTTCGAATAAATTGAATTTAGGTTTCTTTGAATCGGTGGTGTGGACTAATGCGAATGATAGAGGTTTTGATGCGAGTTTTGTAAATCCGATTGTTTTTTATCGTTCGGTAGAGTTTGGTTCTTCTTCCAGATCGGGGAATGCGCTTTTGGGACTGACTTTTAAATACAAATGGGATAACCAAATTAATTTTTACGGACAGTTTGTTTTGGATGAATTCTCGTTGGGTGATATTAGAGAAGGTGATAATAGCTGGAAAAATAAATACGGATACCAATTAGGGGCTAAATATTACAATGCTTTTAATGTGCCAAATTTATTATTGCAACTGGAATACAACAGAGTACGACCTTATGTGTATTCACATTCTGATCCAATAACCAATTATGGTCATAATAATCAGAGTATTGGTCATCAGTGGGGTGGTAATTTTGGAGAATTTATTGCTATTGCACGCTATCACAAGGAAAGATTTTTTGCTGATGCTAAATTTACAATAGGAGTGAGAGGGCTTGATTTTGCTGACTCTGGAGCGAATTCTAATTATGGAGGAAATATTTACCGTGATTACGATTTAGAGCGTTTTGCTAATTCAGGTGTAGTGGTAGGACAAGGAAATAAAACCGATTTTTTTATGGCTGATATTCAGGGTGGTTACCTGATTAATCCATCAACTAATTTGAAACTTTTTGCCAGTTATATTTACAGGGATTTTAATCCAATGCAAAATACAGCTACTGTTTTTAAGGAAAGTACGAATTGGTTTTCTATAGGGGTTCGTTCGGATATATTTAACTGGTATTTTGATTATTGA
- the deoC gene encoding deoxyribose-phosphate aldolase: MDIRPFIDSTYLKTASQAALDETQNQVVVETFIREAVEERFKLIMIRPEMVAVAKKIISESESNLLIGTVIDFPQGQLGIEEKLREANQAIVDGADELDFVCNYEAFKNGNVDLVKEEIFRGTQLALDNNKIIKWIIEVAALSDKQIIQLSTLIKNVVMANFKEADYAAVFVKSSTGFYQTQNNAPNGATIPAVIMMIENASPLSVKAAGGVRTYEDAVEMIKLGVKRIGTSAAKAIVNGEKNQNEY, translated from the coding sequence ATGGATATTAGACCTTTTATAGATTCCACTTATTTAAAAACAGCTTCGCAGGCGGCTCTGGATGAAACTCAAAACCAAGTTGTGGTGGAGACTTTTATAAGAGAAGCTGTTGAAGAGCGTTTTAAGCTTATCATGATTCGCCCCGAAATGGTTGCTGTAGCCAAAAAAATAATTTCAGAATCGGAATCGAATCTCCTGATAGGAACTGTAATCGATTTTCCCCAAGGGCAATTAGGTATTGAAGAAAAATTGCGTGAAGCCAATCAGGCGATTGTTGACGGCGCTGACGAATTGGATTTTGTATGCAATTATGAGGCTTTTAAAAATGGTAATGTAGATTTGGTGAAAGAAGAAATTTTCAGAGGAACCCAATTAGCATTGGATAATAATAAAATAATCAAATGGATTATTGAAGTTGCCGCCTTGAGTGATAAGCAAATAATTCAGTTGTCAACTTTGATAAAAAATGTTGTTATGGCTAATTTTAAAGAAGCAGATTATGCTGCTGTTTTTGTGAAGTCTTCAACGGGTTTTTATCAAACTCAAAATAATGCGCCTAACGGTGCTACGATTCCTGCGGTAATTATGATGATTGAAAACGCATCGCCACTTTCGGTAAAAGCGGCCGGTGGAGTTCGAACCTATGAAGATGCGGTGGAGATGATTAAATTAGGCGTCAAACGGATTGGGACATCGGCAGCAAAAGCAATTGTAAATGGAGAAAAAAATCAAAATGAGTATTAA
- a CDS encoding 5'-nucleotidase has translation MALDFSEILVVGVSSRALFNLEKENEIFKKENIVGFRKYQLEHEDELLEKGTAFPLIQALLKLNDYVDPKKPIVEVVVMSRNSPETGVRVLKAIKHYKLPVTRWAFSGGEPLSPFLDAFDVDLFLSKDEKEVQKIIDNSNCATALIYDPPSHYNPETERVKFAFDADAVVFSEESELIYKTQDLQAFHKHEEENEDVPLNDGPFAELLKKLSKIQEKLPMTIELTPLRIAIVTARNAPSHMRVIKTLRHWGVYVDEAYFMGGLSKDNVLKAFGAHIFFDDQEIHLDGSSKVVPCGKVLYKSDSPMKKYDQKISTEKTQEIEINESDNN, from the coding sequence ATGGCATTAGACTTTTCAGAAATATTAGTTGTAGGTGTGTCTTCAAGAGCCTTATTTAACCTTGAAAAGGAAAATGAAATCTTCAAAAAAGAAAATATTGTAGGTTTTAGAAAATATCAATTAGAACATGAGGATGAATTACTTGAAAAAGGAACTGCTTTTCCATTAATTCAAGCATTGTTAAAATTAAATGACTATGTTGACCCAAAGAAACCAATTGTAGAGGTTGTTGTAATGTCAAGAAATAGTCCTGAAACAGGAGTAAGAGTATTAAAAGCAATTAAACATTATAAGCTACCTGTAACAAGATGGGCTTTTTCAGGCGGTGAACCCTTATCTCCTTTTTTAGATGCGTTTGATGTTGACTTATTTCTTTCTAAAGACGAAAAAGAAGTTCAAAAAATAATTGATAATTCAAATTGTGCTACAGCTCTAATCTACGATCCTCCATCGCATTACAATCCTGAGACAGAACGTGTCAAATTTGCATTTGATGCAGATGCTGTAGTTTTTTCAGAAGAATCTGAGCTAATATATAAAACACAAGATTTACAAGCATTCCATAAGCACGAAGAAGAAAATGAGGATGTTCCATTAAATGATGGTCCTTTCGCTGAGTTACTTAAAAAGTTGTCAAAAATACAAGAAAAGCTTCCGATGACAATTGAATTGACCCCATTACGAATTGCAATTGTTACCGCAAGAAATGCTCCAAGTCATATGAGAGTAATCAAAACTTTAAGACATTGGGGTGTATATGTAGACGAAGCTTATTTTATGGGAGGTTTATCAAAAGACAATGTATTAAAGGCTTTTGGAGCACACATATTCTTTGATGATCAAGAAATCCATTTAGATGGTTCGAGTAAAGTTGTTCCTTGTGGCAAGGTATTATATAAATCTGATTCCCCTATGAAAAAATATGACCAAAAAATTAGCACAGAAAAGACACAAGAAATAGAAATTAACGAATCAGATAATAATTAA
- a CDS encoding DUF4407 domain-containing protein gives MLKSFFILCSGADKNLLEGCSEGEQTKYVGIGATVFFTAVMAFIASAYALFTVFDSVYPAIAFGVIWSLLIFNLDRFIVSNIRKRERFGSEFLQATPRIVLAIIIAIVISKPLEIKIFEKEINTVLLKEKNAMALNNKKEVANYFKSDLDKNKAEIATLKNEITQKEKEVNTLYETYITEAEGTKGTMKLGKGPVFKEKIAKHNLASAELDTIRKNNLIKIAEKENQNKTLQADLDKKVTETQPIIDGFDGLMARINALGKLPSLPSYFIMLLFLAIETSPIIAKLLSPKGEYDYKLEDLETALKTTLEQDKYQRSLLVKTSAAMHDKVYQDIAEDKQLYDLQRKNATNLLELQSNNFLEKQKKTL, from the coding sequence ATGTTAAAATCATTTTTTATCCTCTGTTCCGGAGCCGACAAAAACCTTCTCGAAGGATGCTCCGAAGGGGAACAAACAAAATATGTAGGGATTGGCGCAACGGTTTTCTTCACTGCTGTCATGGCTTTTATAGCCAGTGCTTATGCACTTTTTACCGTATTTGACAGTGTGTATCCCGCAATTGCTTTTGGGGTGATTTGGAGTTTGCTGATTTTTAATCTGGATCGTTTTATTGTTTCTAATATTCGAAAAAGAGAGCGTTTTGGGAGTGAATTTCTACAGGCCACACCCCGAATTGTATTGGCAATTATCATCGCTATCGTTATTTCGAAACCTTTGGAAATTAAAATTTTCGAAAAAGAAATCAACACGGTTTTATTGAAAGAAAAAAATGCCATGGCTTTGAATAACAAAAAAGAAGTGGCTAATTATTTCAAATCGGATTTGGATAAGAACAAGGCAGAAATTGCCACTTTAAAGAATGAAATCACCCAAAAAGAGAAAGAAGTCAATACCTTATACGAAACCTATATTACCGAAGCCGAAGGAACCAAAGGCACCATGAAACTGGGAAAAGGCCCTGTGTTTAAAGAAAAAATTGCCAAACATAATTTGGCTTCAGCCGAACTCGACACTATTAGAAAAAACAATCTGATAAAAATTGCCGAAAAAGAAAATCAGAACAAAACGCTTCAGGCGGATTTAGACAAAAAAGTAACCGAAACCCAACCTATCATTGATGGTTTTGACGGTCTGATGGCGCGAATTAATGCGTTGGGTAAACTACCCTCACTACCTTCCTATTTTATCATGTTATTATTTCTGGCTATTGAAACTTCCCCGATTATTGCCAAACTGTTATCTCCAAAAGGAGAATACGATTATAAATTAGAAGATTTAGAAACGGCTTTAAAAACTACATTGGAACAAGACAAATACCAACGAAGTTTACTCGTAAAAACCAGTGCAGCCATGCACGACAAGGTATATCAGGATATTGCCGAGGACAAGCAATTATATGATTTACAACGAAAAAACGCAACTAATTTACTGGAACTGCAATCCAATAACTTTTTAGAAAAACAGAAGAAAACTTTATAA
- a CDS encoding type II toxin-antitoxin system HigB family toxin, which produces MRVIAKKILRDFWETHADCEQQLKSWFQETSKSEWKNPNGIKKEYPSASILNENRVVFNIKGNNYRLIVKINFDYQMVWIRFIGTHAEYDKINANEI; this is translated from the coding sequence TTGAGAGTAATTGCAAAGAAAATATTGAGGGATTTTTGGGAAACACATGCAGATTGCGAACAGCAATTAAAATCATGGTTTCAGGAAACCAGCAAATCAGAATGGAAGAATCCAAATGGAATTAAAAAAGAATACCCAAGTGCAAGTATTTTAAATGAAAATCGTGTAGTTTTTAATATCAAAGGAAATAATTACAGATTGATTGTTAAAATAAATTTCGACTATCAAATGGTTTGGATCCGATTTATTGGAACGCATGCAGAATACGACAAGATTAATGCAAATGAAATTTAA
- the pckA gene encoding phosphoenolpyruvate carboxykinase (ATP), which produces MIVNNLFSLENIGIKNAEIHYQLSPDELHQLTLDRGEGTETSTEALAINTGKFSGRSPQDRFIVKDSITENEVWWGDINIPFEPAKFDTLYTKLTNYLSNKEIFVRDAHVCADPNYRLNVRVITETPWENLFCYNMFLRPTAKELAHFTADWTLICAPSFLADPTTDGTRNENFAILNFTRKTIIIGGTAYTGEMKKGIFSALNFILPVFKNALPMHCSANVGEDGETAIFFGLSGTGKTTLSADPNRKLIGDDEHGWTSENTVFNFEGGCYAKVVNLSEENEPDIFRAIKKGALLENIVFKEGTNEVDYTDISITPNTRVSYPINHIDNIQAGSIGTNPKNIFFLTADSFGILPPIARLTPGQAAYHFISGYTAKIAGTEAGINEPQPNFSACFGAPFMPLHPTRYAEMLSKKMKDADVKVWLINTGWTGGPYGTGNRMKLKYTRAMITAALNGQLNDVNYHNHAVFKMAIPESCPEVPSEILNPRNTWEDKNLYDTKAIELAQKFRENFMKFESYANDEILAGAPEV; this is translated from the coding sequence ATGATTGTCAACAACTTGTTTTCGCTTGAAAATATCGGAATTAAAAACGCGGAAATACACTATCAATTGAGTCCGGATGAGTTGCACCAATTGACCTTAGATCGTGGAGAAGGAACAGAAACATCTACTGAAGCCTTAGCCATCAATACAGGGAAATTTTCAGGTCGTTCACCACAGGATCGCTTTATTGTAAAAGACAGTATTACCGAAAACGAGGTTTGGTGGGGAGACATTAATATTCCCTTTGAACCGGCAAAATTTGATACTTTATATACCAAACTAACAAACTATTTATCGAATAAAGAAATCTTTGTCAGAGATGCCCATGTATGTGCCGACCCGAATTACAGATTGAATGTTCGTGTCATTACTGAAACACCCTGGGAAAACTTATTTTGCTACAATATGTTTCTCAGACCAACAGCAAAAGAACTGGCTCATTTTACTGCTGATTGGACACTTATCTGTGCACCCAGTTTCTTAGCCGACCCTACAACAGATGGAACGCGTAATGAGAATTTTGCGATATTAAATTTCACCCGAAAAACCATCATCATAGGTGGAACAGCTTATACGGGCGAAATGAAAAAAGGGATTTTCTCTGCTTTGAACTTCATTCTTCCGGTTTTTAAAAATGCCTTACCGATGCATTGCAGTGCCAATGTAGGCGAAGATGGGGAAACCGCTATTTTCTTTGGATTGTCCGGCACGGGAAAAACCACGCTTTCTGCCGACCCAAACCGAAAATTAATTGGTGACGACGAACACGGCTGGACGAGTGAAAACACTGTTTTTAATTTTGAAGGCGGATGCTACGCCAAAGTCGTTAACCTGAGTGAAGAGAACGAACCTGATATTTTCAGAGCAATTAAAAAAGGCGCATTATTGGAGAACATTGTTTTCAAAGAAGGAACAAACGAAGTCGATTACACCGATATTTCAATCACTCCAAATACTCGCGTAAGCTACCCAATTAATCATATCGATAATATCCAAGCGGGTTCTATTGGTACAAATCCAAAAAATATCTTTTTTCTGACTGCCGATTCATTTGGAATCCTGCCTCCTATTGCCCGCTTAACTCCGGGTCAGGCGGCTTATCATTTTATTTCGGGTTATACCGCAAAAATTGCAGGAACTGAAGCCGGAATCAATGAACCTCAGCCTAATTTTTCGGCTTGTTTTGGAGCGCCGTTTATGCCGTTGCACCCAACAAGATATGCCGAAATGTTGAGCAAAAAAATGAAAGATGCCGATGTAAAAGTGTGGTTAATCAACACCGGATGGACGGGCGGTCCTTATGGCACCGGAAACCGAATGAAATTAAAATACACCCGTGCGATGATTACTGCAGCTTTAAACGGTCAGTTAAACGATGTGAATTATCACAATCACGCTGTTTTTAAAATGGCTATTCCTGAATCTTGTCCTGAAGTTCCCAGCGAAATTTTAAATCCTAGAAACACTTGGGAAGACAAAAACTTATACGATACTAAGGCAATCGAATTGGCTCAAAAATTTAGAGAAAATTTCATGAAATTTGAAAGTTATGCTAATGACGAAATCCTTGCTGGTGCTCCAGAAGTTTAA